A part of Myxococcales bacterium genomic DNA contains:
- the mgtE gene encoding magnesium transporter, with product MNFQHPAFTKEELQVLLSQNDEEVKNYITSLVHSADIIEFFREVDINEWPRLLKLIDEQELKAAVVFGFDRDERTTLLPLLSNAEIADLLRGLETDDAADLVAELPIAERIEALRLLSLKERIQVQELLRYPEDSAGGIMQLELALVREDAQISDAIKKVRQLVEEDVEVLSVLVVDHHDRLLGTLALVDLLLSKETTKVADVMDTDVVFVKPLLDQEEVAAIFRKYDLITVPVVDDSGRVLGRIVIDDVVDVLSEEAEEDALHMAGTSSEELVYPSAVFATVRLRLPWLGVALCCSLLSGLLLHFFETTLERAVVIFSFVPVITAMGGNVGTQSAALLIRGFATGKYDLSNVPSFIFKEVRVGLLMGLIYGFFAGLVGFIFLTEYNYYLGLVVLISMTGGMMTAAALGVIAPSVLKRLDIDPAIASGPFVTTLNDISGILIYMVIATLFLSHLQVG from the coding sequence ATGAATTTTCAACACCCGGCATTTACCAAAGAAGAATTACAAGTGCTTCTTTCTCAGAATGACGAAGAAGTAAAAAATTATATTACGTCCTTGGTTCACAGTGCAGACATTATCGAATTTTTTCGTGAAGTTGATATTAATGAATGGCCTCGATTATTAAAACTGATCGATGAGCAGGAATTAAAAGCTGCAGTTGTTTTTGGTTTTGATCGCGATGAGCGTACAACTTTGCTCCCCCTTCTAAGCAATGCAGAAATAGCTGATCTGTTAAGAGGATTAGAAACAGATGATGCTGCAGATTTAGTTGCAGAACTGCCAATAGCAGAGCGTATAGAAGCGTTACGGCTGCTTTCTTTAAAAGAACGAATTCAAGTTCAGGAATTATTGCGTTATCCCGAGGATTCAGCTGGCGGTATCATGCAGCTTGAGCTTGCTCTTGTGCGTGAGGATGCTCAGATTTCAGATGCTATAAAAAAAGTTCGCCAACTGGTTGAGGAGGATGTTGAAGTTCTATCCGTCTTGGTTGTTGATCATCATGACCGACTCCTAGGAACTCTTGCCTTAGTTGATTTGCTTCTTAGTAAAGAAACTACCAAAGTAGCAGATGTTATGGATACTGATGTTGTGTTTGTTAAACCTTTATTAGACCAGGAAGAGGTTGCTGCAATCTTTAGAAAATATGATTTGATCACTGTTCCGGTAGTTGATGATAGCGGTAGAGTGTTGGGAAGAATTGTTATCGACGATGTTGTCGATGTTTTATCTGAAGAAGCGGAGGAAGATGCCTTGCATATGGCAGGTACTAGTTCTGAAGAATTAGTATATCCTAGTGCTGTTTTTGCGACTGTACGTTTGCGTCTACCATGGCTTGGTGTTGCTCTGTGTTGCTCTTTACTGAGTGGCTTGTTATTGCATTTTTTCGAGACAACCTTGGAAAGAGCTGTTGTTATTTTTTCATTTGTTCCTGTTATTACAGCGATGGGGGGAAATGTCGGCACACAATCTGCAGCTTTATTGATTCGTGGTTTTGCTACTGGTAAATATGATTTATCCAATGTACCTAGTTTTATTTTTAAAGAAGTTCGTGTGGGACTTTTGATGGGACTGATCTATGGTTTCTTTGCTGGTCTCGTAGGTTTTATTTTTCTTACTGAATATAATTATTATTTGGGTTTGGTCGTGTTGATTTCTATGACGGGAGGCATGATGACGGCGGCAGCCTTGGGAGTTATAGCGCCGAGTGTGTTAAAAAGGCTTGATATTGATCCTGCCATTGCATCTGGACCTTTTGTTACTACTCTCAATGATATTAGCGGGATATTAATTTATATGGTGATTGCGACTCTATTTTTAAGTCATTTGCAGGTGGGATAA
- the folK gene encoding 2-amino-4-hydroxy-6-hydroxymethyldihydropteridine diphosphokinase translates to MRFIISAGSSISADYLEKALSEISCTSKITVHNMSNKYCNQSQQMSINRLCFNSAIALSSDLEPYALFWELRQIEQKLGRIRSYSNAPRTIDLDVIISFPFSYCAHNFFVPHRELYQRNFFVFCAIEVLHLVGWPVPFLLYQARSKLPAKAWIACKN, encoded by the coding sequence ATGCGTTTTATTATTTCAGCAGGCTCATCCATCAGTGCAGATTACTTAGAAAAGGCCCTCAGCGAGATTAGTTGTACTTCAAAAATTACCGTTCACAATATGAGCAATAAGTACTGCAATCAATCGCAACAAATGTCCATCAACCGATTATGTTTTAACTCAGCAATTGCATTGAGTAGTGATCTTGAACCCTATGCTCTTTTTTGGGAGCTTCGACAGATAGAACAGAAACTTGGCAGAATTCGAAGCTATAGCAATGCTCCGCGTACAATAGATCTTGATGTAATAATTTCATTTCCTTTTTCATATTGCGCACATAATTTTTTTGTTCCGCATCGAGAATTATATCAGCGCAATTTTTTTGTTTTTTGTGCTATTGAAGTTTTACATTTAGTAGGATGGCCCGTTCCATTTTTACTGTATCAAGCACGTTCTAAGCTTCCGGCTAAAGCATGGATAGCGTGTAAAAACTAA
- a CDS encoding peptidylprolyl isomerase: MKLFFILLIFSLLPGCSSSCQKSAKKELVPDDAAATVNGKSVNLSELDTLHKRAIEKFAQTGRAVSEDLSRKMRGSILRKMIDDEIINQKAQELGITLDRFERVSALERYKGRMGGPRAYELFLEQQNLTEDQVHDIVNNELLREKIAKKNGDIKVSDEEIEKHYKSNQKLYMQPEMVHARHILIKVNPKDPQSKQDLALQKAQNIYEEASSEKYPFENLVQKYSDGPTAKNNGDLGFFPRGRMVKAFENAAFGAKEKSIIGPVKTEYGYHIIYVEEKRPAQTASLEEVRPRIVEYLTRAKQARQTEALLTDLRKEAHITISDASLGTEEYLDPSHKAVASKQQEAKDK, encoded by the coding sequence ATGAAACTATTTTTTATCTTATTAATTTTTTCTTTGCTGCCAGGTTGCAGCTCTTCCTGTCAAAAAAGCGCTAAAAAAGAACTCGTACCCGATGATGCAGCAGCAACGGTAAATGGAAAAAGTGTAAACCTTTCTGAACTTGATACTTTGCATAAACGAGCAATCGAAAAATTTGCTCAGACAGGACGAGCAGTAAGCGAAGATCTCAGCAGAAAAATGCGTGGCAGTATTCTACGAAAAATGATCGATGATGAAATTATCAACCAAAAAGCCCAAGAACTTGGCATTACACTCGACCGTTTTGAACGTGTCTCAGCCTTAGAAAGATATAAAGGCCGCATGGGCGGTCCAAGAGCTTATGAACTCTTTTTAGAACAACAGAATCTAACAGAAGACCAAGTGCACGACATTGTTAACAACGAACTTTTGCGAGAAAAAATAGCCAAAAAAAATGGTGATATTAAGGTAAGTGATGAAGAAATTGAAAAACATTACAAGAGCAATCAAAAACTCTACATGCAACCGGAAATGGTTCATGCTCGTCACATACTCATTAAAGTGAATCCAAAAGATCCGCAATCCAAACAAGATCTTGCCTTACAAAAAGCCCAAAATATCTATGAAGAAGCCTCAAGCGAAAAATACCCATTCGAAAATCTGGTGCAAAAATATAGCGATGGACCTACGGCTAAAAACAATGGAGATTTAGGATTTTTTCCTCGAGGAAGAATGGTGAAGGCATTTGAAAATGCTGCTTTTGGCGCCAAAGAAAAAAGTATTATTGGCCCTGTTAAAACCGAATACGGATATCATATCATCTATGTGGAAGAAAAAAGACCTGCGCAAACTGCTTCGCTGGAGGAAGTTCGCCCTCGCATAGTAGAGTATTTAACCAGAGCAAAACAAGCTCGTCAAACTGAAGCCTTATTAACTGATTTAAGAAAAGAAGCGCATATCACCATTAGTGATGCATCCTTAGGCACTGAGGAATACTTAGATCCTTCCCACAAAGCAGTAGCAAGCAAGCAACAAGAAGCTAAAGATAAATAA
- a CDS encoding thioredoxin domain-containing protein, with product MKKIVYISALTMLFLTGCQKDRQQLLDKIAQLEKRIEILEKKIVAQAPPRRPEVKEQTAAYDIPVGKSYVYGDPKAPVTVSVFSDYQCPFCSQAHEDLVEGIIADKDLKGKVKVVFKHFPLPFHQMARPASKAALAAGEQGGDCFWALTKKLYGGQKALSEENFKKWAEETVCKKNDGSTGKLNVAQFWKDYSSKGADYDKMIEADVQIGRTKAEVRGTPSFYVNGWKLASRNVDAVKQLIKDKHLL from the coding sequence ATGAAAAAAATAGTCTATATAAGTGCTTTGACGATGCTTTTTCTTACGGGGTGCCAAAAAGATAGGCAACAGCTCCTTGATAAAATTGCTCAGCTAGAAAAACGGATTGAAATATTAGAGAAAAAAATTGTTGCACAAGCTCCACCTCGACGTCCTGAAGTTAAAGAGCAGACGGCAGCTTATGATATTCCAGTTGGTAAAAGCTACGTTTACGGAGACCCTAAAGCTCCGGTTACAGTATCAGTATTCAGCGACTATCAATGTCCTTTCTGCAGTCAAGCCCACGAAGATCTCGTAGAGGGCATCATAGCTGATAAAGATCTAAAGGGTAAAGTAAAGGTTGTGTTTAAGCATTTTCCATTGCCATTCCACCAAATGGCTCGCCCAGCTTCTAAGGCTGCCTTGGCTGCCGGAGAGCAAGGAGGCGATTGCTTCTGGGCTTTGACTAAGAAACTTTATGGTGGACAAAAAGCTTTAAGCGAAGAAAATTTCAAAAAATGGGCTGAAGAAACAGTTTGCAAAAAGAATGATGGAAGTACTGGAAAGTTGAATGTTGCTCAATTTTGGAAAGACTATAGTAGCAAAGGCGCTGACTACGATAAAATGATTGAAGCTGACGTGCAAATCGGTAGAACCAAAGCGGAAGTGCGAGGCACACCTTCCTTCTATGTTAACGGCTGGAAACTTGCGAGCAGAAACGTTGATGCTGTCAAGCAATTAATCAAGGATAAACATTTACTTTAA
- a CDS encoding threonylcarbamoyl-AMP synthase, with protein MNDWAPINTIQLNAQIPDDVKRAAELLRGNALVALPTETVYGLAAHALNPLAIKKVFLAKNRPAQNPLILHVHDYASAQKLFDIRNDKVAHRLKTLSSLWPGPLTIIAAKAKHIPDEATAGLEQVAVRIPQSLCTLAILRELSFPLVMPSANLSSRPSPTQALHVLKTLDGRIDAVLDGGACEVGIESSVVRIDQEVVEILRPGYFDASFLSALLKEPVEFENKKYQTPQCPGQSFLHYAPSVKEVVLVNQTDFIEAWNTNASLLARQSDFEDFIQKYGQRFGKGISLPLSDDHNIFAQQLYGALYRCEDAPLEKVFIFVPSLDDDNWRAIKDRLKRSSGKC; from the coding sequence ATGAATGACTGGGCCCCTATCAATACAATTCAACTAAATGCTCAAATACCCGATGATGTCAAACGCGCAGCCGAGCTTTTAAGAGGCAATGCCTTGGTAGCGCTGCCAACGGAAACGGTTTATGGGCTGGCTGCTCATGCCCTGAATCCTTTGGCGATTAAAAAAGTTTTTCTAGCAAAAAATCGTCCGGCTCAAAATCCGTTGATCCTTCATGTGCATGATTATGCTAGTGCTCAAAAACTTTTTGATATCCGCAACGATAAGGTTGCTCATCGTCTTAAAACTCTAAGCTCCTTATGGCCTGGTCCCCTGACGATCATTGCGGCCAAAGCAAAGCATATTCCTGATGAGGCAACAGCTGGACTCGAGCAAGTTGCCGTACGTATACCTCAATCGTTGTGTACGCTTGCTATTTTGCGTGAACTTTCATTTCCATTAGTAATGCCAAGCGCTAATCTATCAAGTAGACCAAGTCCAACTCAAGCTTTGCATGTTCTCAAAACATTAGATGGGCGTATTGATGCAGTTTTAGATGGTGGGGCTTGTGAGGTGGGTATTGAATCGAGTGTGGTGCGTATTGATCAAGAAGTGGTGGAGATTTTAAGGCCGGGATATTTTGATGCTTCGTTTTTAAGTGCGCTTTTAAAAGAGCCTGTGGAATTTGAAAATAAAAAATATCAAACACCTCAATGTCCTGGGCAATCGTTTTTGCATTATGCGCCATCGGTCAAAGAAGTTGTGTTAGTGAATCAAACAGATTTTATAGAAGCTTGGAATACAAATGCCTCATTGTTGGCTCGCCAGTCTGATTTTGAAGATTTCATACAGAAGTATGGTCAGCGCTTTGGAAAAGGAATTTCCCTGCCCCTTAGCGATGATCATAATATTTTTGCGCAACAACTCTATGGAGCACTCTATCGATGCGAAGACGCTCCACTAGAAAAAGTGTTTATTTTTGTACCTTCTCTTGATGATGACAATTGGAGAGCGATCAAAGATCGGCTCAAACGTTCATCAGGAAAATGTTAA
- a CDS encoding M23 family metallopeptidase produces MSKLYGSMLLALLFFLSGFYLLRAASNSTSNKYEQFALEDPMCDERDYLRSGISYAPKEILENTKPLLYEDKNKKFLSIVEGQTLHSILSQQEIGGQEIHSLNMALKPFISARDLAPGDLYKFEIIRNQQDQALIKEFILKKVDSNRIPINYVAKRNNFEVEDPQFQVSVDQAEVREETELVQIKVHGTLFSSFMSLPFGNELMQGLMNVFAWRMRLPNEVLSKDHIEILLNKKYAEGNFIGYGKIQSVFYKQSHRTLFATHFRSKDGMIDGFYDETGTSLEKEFSLAPVYETVATSEQNWRMHPVRKKRIRHNGIDYRGTVGTDFFSIADGEVVEKRFDKMVGNMIRIRHKYGLYSEYFHADTLLSTLSIGSRVKRGQKIGTIGESGILCTGPHLHLGIYQMQGKRKKFVKLAHFRKKLSNLPPLSGAYLVEFKNHMKSSLAMMETIKVASITQKKNSEILVNR; encoded by the coding sequence ATGTCAAAATTATACGGAAGCATGCTTCTTGCTCTTTTATTTTTTTTAAGTGGATTTTATTTACTCAGGGCTGCTTCAAATTCCACTTCTAATAAATATGAGCAGTTTGCATTAGAAGATCCTATGTGCGATGAAAGAGATTACTTGCGGAGTGGTATTTCCTATGCTCCCAAGGAGATCTTAGAGAATACGAAGCCTCTTTTGTATGAGGATAAAAATAAAAAATTTTTATCTATTGTAGAAGGTCAGACGCTTCACTCTATTCTTTCGCAGCAAGAGATCGGTGGTCAAGAAATCCATTCTCTCAATATGGCCTTAAAACCTTTTATTAGTGCAAGAGATCTTGCGCCAGGAGATCTATACAAATTTGAAATTATTCGTAACCAGCAAGATCAAGCTTTGATCAAAGAATTTATTCTCAAAAAGGTAGATTCCAATAGAATTCCCATTAACTATGTAGCAAAACGAAATAATTTTGAAGTCGAAGACCCTCAGTTTCAGGTAAGTGTAGATCAAGCCGAGGTAAGAGAGGAAACAGAGCTCGTTCAGATTAAAGTGCATGGCACGCTTTTTAGTAGTTTTATGTCACTTCCTTTTGGCAATGAACTCATGCAAGGTTTGATGAATGTTTTTGCCTGGCGTATGCGGCTACCCAATGAAGTGCTGAGCAAGGATCATATCGAGATTCTGCTAAATAAAAAATATGCTGAAGGTAATTTTATAGGGTACGGAAAAATTCAGTCAGTCTTTTATAAACAGTCACACCGAACTCTATTTGCTACACATTTTCGCTCGAAAGATGGGATGATCGATGGTTTCTATGATGAGACAGGTACATCACTAGAGAAAGAATTTTCTCTCGCCCCGGTTTATGAAACGGTCGCTACATCGGAGCAAAACTGGCGCATGCATCCAGTGAGAAAAAAAAGAATTCGGCATAATGGCATAGATTATCGCGGCACAGTGGGAACAGATTTTTTTTCCATTGCTGATGGGGAAGTGGTTGAAAAGCGTTTTGATAAAATGGTGGGTAATATGATTCGTATTCGCCACAAATATGGTCTCTATTCCGAGTATTTTCATGCAGATACCTTGCTTTCAACGCTTTCAATTGGAAGTAGAGTGAAACGAGGACAAAAGATCGGAACAATTGGTGAAAGCGGAATTTTATGCACGGGACCTCATTTGCATCTTGGTATTTATCAGATGCAGGGAAAAAGAAAGAAATTTGTCAAGCTCGCTCATTTTAGAAAAAAATTATCTAATCTGCCGCCTCTTTCAGGAGCTTATCTTGTCGAATTTAAAAACCATATGAAGAGTTCATTAGCTATGATGGAAACAATAAAAGTTGCAAGCATTACTCAAAAAAAGAATTCGGAAATTTTGGTTAACCGCTGA
- a CDS encoding IS110 family transposase — protein sequence MTKRSNKKYPKSQPSSAFRLTPMNPCVAGIDIGSRSVFICIGFADGHQEIREYLTFTEDLKNMLRWIQQNGIQSVAMESTGVYWIPVYDILAQAGIDVMLVNAYYLKTVPGRKTDVKDCQWIQQLHAYGLLRGSFRPDDEGVIFRGYVRQRSRLFELASQQVQLMHKALVQMNLQLNHVVTDITGVTGMSIIRAIVSGERNPVALAKYRDCRCKKEEKEIAKALDGNYRQEHLLALKHALEAYDFFHQQALECEDAVEQMLKKWQVSERAKEALAEIPSSMEESPTNRRTARRKTKSNPSPYHFEADITLEKILHVNLTDIPGLEANSIIKILAETGTDMSKWPSSKHFASWLGLCPGNKISGGKVLSSRSKPTANRASQALRLAANSLYRSKTALGAYFRRMRARLGAPKAITATAHKLAKILYTMLRERKSFNEAGQLAYEQAYKAKQLLSLERRAQELGYKLMAC from the coding sequence ATGACAAAGAGAAGTAACAAGAAATATCCAAAATCTCAACCCTCATCTGCTTTTAGGCTAACACCCATGAATCCATGTGTTGCTGGCATAGACATTGGCTCTAGGTCTGTATTTATTTGTATTGGTTTTGCCGACGGTCACCAAGAGATACGCGAATATCTGACTTTCACAGAAGATCTCAAAAATATGCTGAGGTGGATCCAACAAAATGGTATCCAGAGCGTAGCGATGGAGTCCACAGGTGTGTACTGGATCCCGGTTTATGATATTTTGGCCCAAGCTGGCATAGACGTCATGCTAGTAAATGCATACTACCTCAAAACGGTGCCAGGTAGAAAAACAGACGTGAAGGATTGCCAATGGATTCAACAGTTACACGCCTATGGGTTACTGCGAGGTTCGTTTCGCCCTGATGACGAAGGGGTGATATTCCGTGGGTATGTAAGACAGAGAAGCCGTTTATTTGAGTTGGCATCGCAGCAAGTACAATTGATGCATAAAGCTCTGGTGCAAATGAATCTTCAACTCAACCACGTGGTAACAGACATTACCGGTGTTACAGGGATGAGCATCATTCGGGCGATAGTCTCTGGCGAGCGAAATCCAGTAGCCTTGGCCAAATATCGAGATTGCCGATGCAAAAAAGAAGAAAAGGAAATAGCCAAAGCTCTCGATGGCAACTATCGGCAAGAGCATCTACTAGCCTTGAAACACGCACTTGAGGCTTATGATTTTTTCCACCAGCAGGCTTTAGAATGTGAAGATGCTGTAGAGCAAATGCTGAAGAAATGGCAAGTTTCTGAACGAGCAAAAGAAGCCCTAGCTGAGATTCCAAGTTCGATGGAGGAATCTCCAACAAACCGGCGAACAGCGCGGAGGAAAACAAAATCCAATCCCAGCCCCTATCACTTTGAAGCGGATATCACTTTGGAAAAGATTCTTCACGTCAATCTCACAGATATTCCTGGTTTGGAAGCCAATAGCATTATAAAAATCCTGGCTGAAACCGGTACCGATATGTCAAAATGGCCAAGCTCGAAACACTTTGCTTCCTGGCTTGGCCTTTGCCCTGGCAATAAAATCTCCGGTGGAAAGGTTTTGAGCAGTAGGAGCAAGCCAACTGCCAATCGAGCATCACAAGCCCTGCGCCTGGCAGCCAATTCTCTCTACCGCTCTAAAACGGCCCTTGGCGCCTATTTCCGTCGAATGCGGGCAAGACTTGGTGCTCCAAAAGCAATTACAGCAACTGCCCACAAGCTTGCCAAGATCCTGTATACGATGCTGAGGGAGCGCAAGAGTTTTAACGAAGCTGGCCAACTCGCCTACGAACAGGCGTATAAAGCGAAACAATTGCTATCCTTGGAGAGGCGAGCCCAAGAACTTGGATATAAACTGATGGCCTGCTAA
- the rnhA gene encoding ribonuclease HI, with protein MTPKVTIYCDGACLGNPGPGGFAALLMLDNTQQERVVCGYEISTTNNRMELKAALSGLLALKKKCHVEIYSDSQYVVKGMTEWIHNWRRSGFKNSQKKEVVNADLWKELFEAAQKHRVTWKWVRGHAGNELNERVDEIAREQAGLALHSLHGV; from the coding sequence ATAACACCAAAAGTCACTATATATTGTGATGGAGCATGCTTAGGAAACCCAGGACCAGGTGGTTTTGCTGCTCTTCTCATGCTCGATAATACTCAACAAGAGCGCGTTGTCTGTGGTTATGAAATTTCGACGACAAATAATCGAATGGAATTAAAAGCAGCTCTAAGCGGGCTTTTGGCGCTTAAAAAGAAATGCCATGTGGAAATTTACAGTGATAGTCAGTACGTTGTGAAAGGGATGACTGAGTGGATTCATAATTGGCGACGTTCTGGGTTTAAAAATTCTCAAAAAAAAGAAGTCGTCAATGCTGATTTATGGAAGGAATTATTTGAAGCTGCTCAAAAACATCGTGTGACATGGAAATGGGTACGAGGTCATGCGGGCAATGAATTGAATGAGCGGGTTGATGAAATAGCTCGAGAGCAAGCAGGACTTGCTTTGCATAGTCTCCATGGAGTTTGA
- a CDS encoding NDP-sugar synthase, with protein sequence MNNNVVGMILAAGFGSRLQKLSQLRPKPLMELFGKAILFHQIKMLEQAGIKDIFINLHYHHKQLIAAVHSWSLKSHIHFSFEKDILGTAGGIRQVIKLFQLNNQAMIVLHGDMICDFDLKEIISPHAFCNLLIAQNKQTDGYRGAVSIDDNCRISELGAYYTSSLAKKKSGFFTGIHYISAQALQLLKNERFSCLVSEVYPSWLKSGKIILGDVRKINYEDLGTPLRLLKANLDLCSSSSLFAKHSLQHHLKKIPGKNIFCGSDVQIDPTAQLIEPLIIADRAKVKAHAIIGPNAIVGENSYVGTHSTIKNSLIMSDTIIEKDEELDCTIALLKARVLVDDKLE encoded by the coding sequence ATGAATAACAATGTAGTAGGAATGATACTTGCTGCGGGTTTTGGAAGCAGACTGCAAAAACTTAGCCAGCTGCGCCCTAAACCGCTCATGGAACTTTTTGGTAAAGCGATTTTATTTCATCAGATAAAAATGCTTGAACAGGCTGGCATAAAAGATATTTTTATCAACTTACACTATCACCATAAACAGCTTATTGCTGCCGTGCACTCATGGTCACTTAAATCTCATATTCATTTTTCCTTTGAAAAGGATATTTTAGGGACAGCTGGTGGTATTCGACAAGTCATAAAATTATTTCAGCTCAATAATCAAGCGATGATCGTATTACACGGCGATATGATATGCGACTTCGATCTTAAAGAAATAATTTCTCCACATGCATTTTGTAATTTACTGATAGCACAAAACAAACAGACAGATGGATATCGAGGTGCGGTGAGTATTGATGATAATTGTCGCATCAGTGAGCTAGGGGCCTATTATACTTCGAGTTTAGCGAAGAAAAAAAGTGGCTTTTTTACTGGTATTCACTATATATCCGCTCAAGCACTGCAGTTATTGAAAAATGAACGATTCAGCTGCCTGGTAAGCGAAGTCTATCCATCGTGGCTCAAATCAGGAAAAATAATTTTAGGTGATGTAAGAAAAATTAATTATGAAGATCTTGGAACACCTCTAAGACTTTTAAAGGCCAACCTCGACCTATGCTCAAGCTCTTCACTCTTTGCGAAGCATAGTTTGCAGCATCATTTAAAAAAAATACCAGGCAAAAATATTTTTTGTGGTTCTGATGTGCAAATAGATCCAACAGCACAATTAATTGAACCACTTATTATTGCCGATAGGGCAAAAGTAAAAGCTCATGCTATTATTGGCCCCAATGCAATTGTGGGTGAGAATTCTTACGTGGGAACTCATAGCACAATTAAAAATAGCCTCATTATGTCAGATACAATTATAGAAAAAGATGAAGAGCTTGATTGTACCATTGCCCTCTTAAAGGCTAGGGTTTTAGTAGATGATAAACTTGAGTAG
- a CDS encoding pseudouridine-5'-phosphate glycosidase, whose protein sequence is MINTPYTIIHDEIIDALNHKKPLVALESSVFCQGLPEHQCDDAQTSIEQTIRDAGAIPATICLFEGKIHVGCSHNIRKKLLELRHHNKIFKIAERDIAHALASGRSGGTTVSATSFIAYKVGIKIFATGGIGGVHRGDGLDISSDLKSLSQYPIMVFCAGIKSILDVPKTLELLETASVPVFSYRSDYFPNFYCDKSFNLSPRRIDSLEELINVFVCRSKLSQKEAILLGNPFVSKNAIDTQHFEIILQTALEQAQKENISFQNTTPYLLEYMAKHHNEDTVKANIELIKNNAQLAAQSAILLSNILA, encoded by the coding sequence ATGATCAATACTCCCTACACCATTATTCATGATGAAATTATCGATGCCTTAAATCACAAAAAACCTCTTGTTGCCTTAGAATCGAGTGTTTTTTGTCAGGGCCTACCAGAGCACCAATGTGACGATGCACAAACAAGCATAGAGCAGACCATCAGAGATGCGGGCGCTATACCAGCTACCATTTGTTTATTCGAAGGAAAAATACATGTTGGCTGCTCCCACAACATACGAAAAAAACTTTTGGAACTACGCCATCATAACAAAATATTTAAAATTGCTGAGCGCGATATAGCACACGCTTTGGCGAGTGGCCGCAGCGGTGGCACAACCGTATCAGCCACAAGTTTTATAGCATACAAGGTAGGTATAAAAATTTTTGCAACGGGCGGTATTGGCGGTGTTCACAGAGGAGACGGGCTCGATATTTCTTCTGATTTAAAAAGTCTGTCTCAATATCCCATTATGGTCTTTTGTGCTGGGATAAAAAGCATACTCGATGTTCCTAAAACTTTAGAACTTTTAGAAACAGCAAGCGTTCCTGTATTTTCCTATCGCAGTGATTATTTCCCTAACTTTTATTGTGATAAAAGTTTTAACCTTAGCCCTCGAAGAATAGATTCGCTTGAAGAATTAATAAATGTATTTGTGTGCCGTTCAAAGCTTTCTCAAAAAGAAGCGATTCTACTTGGCAATCCTTTTGTCTCAAAAAATGCCATAGATACCCAGCACTTTGAAATAATTCTACAAACAGCTTTGGAGCAAGCTCAAAAAGAAAATATTTCTTTTCAAAATACTACCCCATATTTATTAGAGTACATGGCTAAACATCACAATGAAGACACTGTTAAGGCAAATATAGAGCTCATAAAAAATAATGCCCAATTGGCAGCACAATCAGCGATTTTACTATCTAATATATTAGCTTAA